The following proteins are co-located in the Dyadobacter chenwenxiniae genome:
- a CDS encoding VOC family protein: MKFASIRIITADIKPLIAFYEKITGLPVVQYTDDFAELRTPSFVLAIGSTRTLQLFGGAHLAAPASNRSVILEFQVDDVDAEYDNLKEYLNDDIVQTPTTMPWGNRSMLFRDTDGNLVNFFTPANIGG; the protein is encoded by the coding sequence ATGAAATTTGCATCCATTCGAATTATCACAGCAGACATTAAACCTCTGATTGCTTTTTATGAAAAGATTACGGGCTTGCCGGTCGTTCAGTACACGGACGATTTTGCAGAATTGCGTACTCCATCCTTCGTATTAGCCATAGGCAGCACGCGCACCCTACAACTTTTTGGAGGAGCGCATCTGGCAGCACCGGCATCCAATCGCTCCGTGATATTGGAGTTTCAAGTAGATGACGTTGACGCAGAATACGATAATCTTAAAGAATACCTAAACGATGATATTGTTCAGACACCAACGACAATGCCCTGGGGAAACCGCTCCATGTTGTTCCGTGATACGGACGGAAACCTCGTGAATTTCTTTACGCCTGCTAACATAGGAGGTTAG
- a CDS encoding DUF1501 domain-containing protein, whose translation MTTRRGFIKAGGLALFGIGSGGIPPFLAKAAADIRSPKIFQRKKVLICIFQRGAMDGLMAVTPFTDPYLQAARPTLFMSAAKTSNNPLIDLDGRFGLHPALGSFEPMFRDNRLAIVHGIGSPNTTRSHFDAQDYMESGTPFKKGTPSGWLNRAAGLLGHEAATPFQAVSLTSSLPRSLYGDSLAVAINNLRDFNIQLRGNQAGANMAAKSFESLYDETSLDLLQQTGKESFEAVKMLQTTASKSYKPANNAVYPASSLGNSLKQIAQLIKMDVGLEVAFAESGGWDTHFNQGTQTGIFARNLSDLSGSMMALWTDLEAMQDNVIIMTMTEFGRTVHQNGTGGTDHGRASCNFILGNHVKGGLVHGKVAPLAIENLEDGRDLMVTTDFRSVFSEVANKHLGISDNKILFPEWTGEFINVMRS comes from the coding sequence ATGACAACCAGAAGGGGTTTTATAAAGGCCGGAGGGCTTGCGCTCTTTGGCATCGGAAGTGGTGGCATTCCTCCATTTCTGGCAAAAGCTGCTGCGGACATTAGATCTCCAAAGATTTTTCAGCGTAAAAAGGTTTTGATATGCATATTCCAAAGAGGCGCCATGGATGGATTAATGGCAGTTACACCCTTCACAGACCCATATCTTCAAGCTGCCAGGCCAACATTATTTATGTCTGCTGCCAAAACCAGCAACAATCCGTTGATAGATCTTGACGGAAGATTTGGTCTGCATCCTGCGCTAGGAAGTTTTGAACCCATGTTCCGGGATAACAGACTGGCCATTGTCCACGGAATAGGGTCTCCGAATACAACCCGTTCGCATTTTGACGCGCAGGATTATATGGAATCGGGGACTCCGTTTAAGAAGGGCACACCCAGCGGATGGTTAAACCGGGCCGCTGGTTTGCTTGGCCACGAGGCAGCAACTCCATTCCAGGCAGTAAGCCTAACCTCCTCTTTACCAAGATCTTTATATGGTGATAGCCTGGCCGTAGCAATAAATAATCTGAGGGACTTTAATATTCAGCTTCGCGGTAACCAGGCCGGAGCCAACATGGCGGCAAAAAGTTTTGAAAGTCTTTATGACGAAACTTCGCTGGATTTGTTGCAGCAGACCGGGAAAGAGAGCTTTGAAGCTGTGAAGATGCTTCAAACAACTGCTTCAAAGAGCTATAAGCCAGCCAATAACGCGGTGTATCCTGCTTCTTCCCTGGGAAACTCTCTAAAACAAATTGCCCAACTGATCAAGATGGATGTAGGTTTAGAAGTAGCCTTTGCAGAATCAGGCGGCTGGGATACGCATTTCAACCAGGGAACCCAGACTGGCATTTTCGCCAGGAATCTCAGCGATTTAAGTGGGAGCATGATGGCATTGTGGACAGATTTGGAGGCCATGCAGGACAATGTAATCATTATGACTATGACCGAATTCGGGCGCACCGTTCATCAAAACGGCACCGGTGGAACTGATCATGGACGGGCATCCTGCAATTTTATTTTGGGAAATCATGTAAAAGGTGGATTGGTGCATGGCAAAGTCGCGCCGCTGGCAATAGAAAATCTGGAAGACGGAAGAGATTTAATGGTTACCACCGATTTCAGGAGTGTATTCAGCGAAGTAGCGAACAAACACCTGGGGATAAGCGATAACAAAATATTGTTTCCTGAATGGACAGGTGAATTTATAAATGTAATGCGGAGCTAA
- a CDS encoding Crp/Fnr family transcriptional regulator, producing MSDKNEIIAQHLRSFASLTDKDIEQGRPFWKPRTIKKGDFFNMQSMVCNDLGLVLKGIFRIYYHDPKTDTDKNLFFFSENQFVVSFRSFISRKACWYFIEAMEDSEIVFISYKDLNSLYETNSNWAKFGRLLAELFFSYAQTRTEEFVFFSHEERYLRLLEEHPNIVERIPAYHISSFLGITNPSLSRIRKRIKNSETTN from the coding sequence ATGAGTGATAAAAATGAAATTATAGCCCAGCATCTGCGAAGTTTCGCTTCGCTTACAGACAAGGATATTGAACAGGGGCGGCCGTTCTGGAAACCTAGGACAATTAAAAAAGGGGATTTTTTCAATATGCAGAGCATGGTCTGCAATGATCTGGGATTAGTTTTAAAAGGAATCTTTCGTATATACTACCATGATCCGAAAACGGACACAGATAAAAACCTGTTTTTCTTTTCAGAAAATCAGTTTGTCGTTTCTTTCAGGAGCTTTATTTCTCGAAAAGCCTGCTGGTATTTTATAGAAGCGATGGAAGATTCTGAAATCGTTTTTATTTCCTACAAGGACCTCAATAGTTTATACGAAACGAATTCCAACTGGGCAAAATTCGGAAGGCTGCTGGCGGAATTGTTCTTCTCCTATGCCCAGACGCGGACAGAGGAATTTGTCTTTTTTTCGCACGAGGAACGGTATCTGAGGCTGCTGGAAGAACACCCGAACATTGTAGAGCGGATACCCGCCTATCACATTTCTTCTTTTCTAGGTATCACAAATCCCTCATTGAGCCGGATAAGAAAGCGGATAAAAAACAGTGAAACCACCAATTAG
- a CDS encoding OsmC family peroxiredoxin — protein sequence MKRSAKAHWTGDLNTGHGQLSSDSGVLDKTHYSFNTRFAEGIGTNPEELLAAAHAGCFTMALAYALSQKGTPANELETKASVSVDLAKGGITGIELTLNATAIDGVPAESFLEIANESKQNCLISKALTGVAISLNVNYGALQSSI from the coding sequence ATGAAAAGATCCGCAAAAGCGCATTGGACGGGCGATTTGAATACCGGTCATGGCCAGTTATCATCAGACAGTGGTGTTCTGGATAAAACACATTATTCATTCAACACCCGTTTTGCAGAGGGCATTGGGACAAACCCAGAGGAGCTTTTGGCAGCTGCACATGCGGGCTGCTTTACTATGGCGCTGGCTTATGCACTGTCTCAAAAAGGAACACCTGCCAATGAGCTGGAAACCAAAGCATCTGTAAGTGTTGACCTGGCCAAAGGTGGTATAACCGGCATAGAACTTACGCTGAATGCCACAGCAATTGATGGTGTGCCGGCCGAGTCATTCCTGGAAATTGCAAATGAATCTAAACAAAACTGCCTTATTTCAAAGGCATTGACCGGTGTAGCAATCAGTCTGAATGTAAATTACGGTGCCTTACAATCGAGCATTTAA